Part of the Synechococcus sp. HK01-R genome is shown below.
GTTACCTCGATTGGATGTTCTCTCCGGAGGATCTGGCCACGATGCGTCGACTGCGGCTTGCCTTCGATCCCAGTGGCCTGGCCAATCCAGGCAAAATCTTCCCGACTCCCAGCAGCTGCGCGGAGTCGGCTCGCCGGCGCGTCACGCTTTCAGCCCCTGCCCAGGGGGAGGGGGTGGAGCTGATCGCCTACTAGCCATTCCAGCCGTTGTCGTCCTCCTCATCGTCCTCCGGAGGCCAGCAAAGATCCACCATGACGGGTGCATGGTCGCTGGGTTGCTCACGACCGCGCTCCTGCTTGTGAATGCCGCAGCCTCTGGCGAGGGCGAGCAGCTCCGGGCTGAGATAAATGTGATCAATTCGCCAGCCGCTGTCGCGATCCCAGGCGCCGCTCCGGTAGTCCCACCAGCTCCAGTGGCCGGCCTCTGGTTCGAAGACGCGGAACACATCCTGGAGGTTGTCGCCTAATGCGCTCCGTAAGGCTGTCCGTTCCGGCTCACTCGCCATGATCCCGCCGGTGAGCCGATCCGGATCGTGGATGTCCCGCGCTTCGAGGGCGATGTTGAAGTCCCCAACGACGCAAAGTGGTTCCTCTCGCGCCTGAATGGCCGCCAGATAGCGCTGCAGGCAAGCCAGCCAGCGAAGTTTGTAGGGGTATTTCTCTGACTTCAACCCCGAGCCGTTGGGCACGTAGAGGTTCACCACGCGCACACCATCGAGCATTCCGCTGATCACCCGCTTCTGCTCCCCCAGTTCCAGAGCCTCCTCGTCTTCCTTCAGTTCGGCGCTGAAACCACAGCGCACATCGTCAAGCCCGGTGCGGCTCACCAGGGCCACGCCGTTGTAGGCCTTCTGGCCATGGATCTCCACGTGGTAGCCCTTGGCTGTGAAGGCCTCCAGGGGAAACTGAGGGTCATCGACCTTGGTTTCCTGAAGGCAGAGCAGATCGGGCTGGGCCTGATCCAGCCAGTGCAGCACATGCTCCAGGCGGGTGCGCACCGAATTCACATTCCAGCTGGCGATCTGCATGGGCATTCCGACGCGGTTGGAGACCCTTAGCATTCCTGCACCGTCGCAGGTCAACGATGTTGCGAGTGCTGCAGGCTCTGCAAACCGCCGTTGCGGTGGTTGCCTTCACACCAGCTGTGTTGCAGGGGGGGGCAGCCCAGGCGCAGAGTCCTCTCGGTGGATATCAGACCCAGCAGGAAAAGGAGATCTACAACACGGTTCCCGGCAACCGCGATGGCGGATCTCCTCTGGATGCAACCAATCCCATGGATCTGATGAATCGCCTGCGGCAGGCCACCTCCATGAACGACGCGACTGATCCGGCCGATGCGATCGATGCCGCACTCAAGGGGTATGCAACGGAGAATCCTGCTGCTGGTCCTTCGATGCGTCCTTGATGGACGCACCCTTGATCGTCACCGGCATGGCGATGCGCGCTGGGGTGGTGCTGCGAGCTGACTCCAAGGCCCAGCGCGTGG
Proteins encoded:
- the xth gene encoding exodeoxyribonuclease III, whose translation is MQIASWNVNSVRTRLEHVLHWLDQAQPDLLCLQETKVDDPQFPLEAFTAKGYHVEIHGQKAYNGVALVSRTGLDDVRCGFSAELKEDEEALELGEQKRVISGMLDGVRVVNLYVPNGSGLKSEKYPYKLRWLACLQRYLAAIQAREEPLCVVGDFNIALEARDIHDPDRLTGGIMASEPERTALRSALGDNLQDVFRVFEPEAGHWSWWDYRSGAWDRDSGWRIDHIYLSPELLALARGCGIHKQERGREQPSDHAPVMVDLCWPPEDDEEDDNGWNG